Proteins encoded within one genomic window of Nitrosopumilus sp.:
- a CDS encoding PEFG-CTERM sorting domain-containing protein yields MIKTLSVFFILLIIPMSTLAFAEHVFNPEAHAQYLDISQLEAEKAEFEFDDVTYSIYYGYHGSMDDSMSDILADPTVKELTINQERKSIEVVFEDIPKKTDFWLRIPFEVLAADKEQYQLFIDGVDTGYDLMKMPDGYVIGMIISEDTKHIEIMGTNVIPEFGTYPVLILGLSILGLVYFMRKSSFGVNWTRIN; encoded by the coding sequence GTGATTAAAACATTATCTGTTTTCTTTATTCTTTTGATTATTCCTATGTCTACTCTTGCTTTTGCTGAACATGTCTTTAATCCTGAAGCACATGCACAATATCTTGATATTTCTCAACTAGAGGCTGAAAAAGCTGAATTTGAATTTGATGATGTTACTTATTCTATTTACTATGGTTATCATGGAAGTATGGATGATTCAATGAGTGATATTTTAGCAGATCCAACAGTTAAAGAACTGACTATCAATCAAGAAAGAAAGTCAATTGAAGTTGTTTTTGAAGATATTCCTAAAAAAACTGATTTTTGGTTAAGGATTCCTTTTGAAGTTCTAGCTGCTGATAAAGAACAATACCAACTTTTCATTGATGGTGTAGATACTGGATATGACTTGATGAAAATGCCTGATGGATATGTAATTGGAATGATTATTTCTGAAGATACAAAGCACATAGAAATTATGGGCACTAATGTTATCCCAGAATTTGGAACATATCCTGTTTTAATTTTAGGACTTTCTATACTTGGTTTGGTCTATTTTATGCGTAAATCTTCATTTGGCGTTAACTGGACTAGAATTAATTAA
- a CDS encoding DNA double-strand break repair nuclease NurA, which yields MLSILKGPKFDQILQKARDNWVEFTPTKEEVVTAGIDSSFNNTKFQGIELWATTAVSIKSDGEILVDLHKSGLGSAEDISSIASKMEIEACEKTVDQVDMVLMDGSLHSQLMTRQANLGSTIVRIMKKKNNVIFIAKTSNTKKQFENFGSLAGDIFYYNHVTNNPGFSKIFVEKKYGSDKIISSTFVRLSNSTPIIKLEFLGEQHDESEIKTIMNKLYKTSIGGYPYALKLAHNNCKISDKELGKMVSLLGLSNEIGSREVLG from the coding sequence ATGCTCTCAATCCTAAAAGGGCCAAAATTCGACCAGATTTTACAAAAAGCACGTGATAATTGGGTTGAATTCACGCCTACAAAAGAAGAAGTGGTAACTGCAGGAATTGATAGTAGTTTCAACAATACAAAATTTCAAGGAATTGAGCTTTGGGCTACAACTGCGGTTTCAATAAAATCAGATGGAGAGATCTTAGTTGATTTACACAAATCAGGATTAGGTTCTGCAGAAGATATTTCAAGTATTGCCAGTAAAATGGAGATAGAAGCATGTGAAAAAACAGTAGACCAGGTAGACATGGTACTAATGGATGGGTCATTACATTCTCAATTAATGACAAGACAAGCAAATCTAGGTTCAACAATTGTAAGAATAATGAAAAAGAAAAACAATGTAATTTTTATTGCAAAGACATCAAATACAAAAAAACAATTTGAAAATTTTGGATCTCTTGCAGGGGATATTTTCTATTACAATCATGTTACAAATAATCCAGGATTTAGTAAAATTTTTGTAGAAAAAAAATATGGTTCAGACAAAATTATCTCATCTACATTTGTTAGATTAAGTAACTCAACTCCAATAATAAAATTAGAATTTTTGGGAGAACAACACGATGAATCAGAGATTAAAACAATTATGAATAAATTATACAAAACGAGTATTGGTGGATACCCATATGCTCTAAAGCTTGCACACAACAACTGTAAAATATCTGATAAAGAGCTTGGAAAGATGGTAAGTTTGTTAGGATTAAGTAATGAAATAGGTTCACGGGAGGTTCTAGGATGA
- the nadA gene encoding quinolinate synthase NadA, whose translation MLVQQSSELKEEILKLKKEKDVVILAHNYQIPEVQDVADFTGDSLGLSRQAATVPQKTILFCGVNFMAETAAIISPQKKVLLPDLEAGCSLSDSITVDELKNWKKQHPGAIAVGYVNTTAEIKAELDYCCTSSNAVNVVKAIPEDKEILFLPDMFLGSYVAKMTGRKNMHIWAGECHVHAGITPEDVTQKLQSMKDAEFVIHPECSCTTPMMYDVADGSYDDQKVSILSTEGMLNHVNKSKAKNFVVATETGILYRMRQQNPEKTFIPASEKAECQYMKMITLEKVYDALINEKNVVTVPKEIADKARLAIDRMLAIS comes from the coding sequence ATGCTCGTACAACAATCCTCAGAACTCAAAGAAGAGATTTTGAAACTCAAAAAAGAAAAAGATGTGGTAATTTTAGCACATAATTATCAAATTCCTGAGGTTCAAGATGTAGCAGATTTTACTGGAGATTCATTAGGTTTATCCAGACAGGCAGCAACCGTTCCCCAAAAAACAATTCTCTTTTGTGGTGTAAACTTTATGGCTGAAACTGCTGCAATAATTAGTCCTCAAAAAAAAGTACTTTTACCCGATTTGGAAGCTGGATGCTCATTATCTGATTCAATAACTGTAGATGAATTAAAAAATTGGAAAAAACAACACCCAGGTGCCATCGCAGTAGGATATGTTAACACAACTGCTGAAATCAAAGCAGAATTAGATTATTGTTGTACTTCTTCTAATGCTGTTAATGTTGTAAAAGCAATTCCTGAAGACAAAGAAATTCTATTTCTACCTGATATGTTTCTTGGATCCTATGTTGCAAAAATGACTGGAAGAAAAAATATGCATATTTGGGCAGGTGAATGTCATGTACATGCAGGAATCACTCCTGAAGATGTTACACAAAAATTACAATCTATGAAAGATGCTGAATTTGTAATTCATCCTGAATGTAGTTGTACTACTCCTATGATGTATGATGTTGCTGATGGAAGTTATGATGATCAAAAAGTATCTATTCTCTCAACTGAGGGAATGCTAAATCATGTCAACAAATCCAAAGCAAAGAATTTTGTGGTTGCAACGGAAACTGGAATTCTCTATAGGATGAGACAACAAAACCCTGAAAAAACTTTCATTCCAGCTTCGGAAAAAGCAGAATGTCAGTACATGAAAATGATTACTTTGGAGAAAGTTTATGATGCATTGATTAATGAAAAAAATGTTGTTACTGTTCCTAAAGAAATTGCAGATAAAGCTCGTCTGGCAATTGATAGGATGCTTGCAATCAGTTAA
- a CDS encoding aspartate dehydrogenase — translation MKRIGLLGCGAMGTQIALAIDSGKIPAILTHVFDESKEKSTLLVEKLTNKPEIVENSHLLSSNPLDIVVEAASQDAVRDVSLSILQNKKDLMIMSVGALLDESIYDILSDACKDFKKTIYLPSGAIAGLDGIKSIKDELESLSITTTKHPRSLKGAKFFETSKQNLDDISLPTEIFQGTAKEAVSLFPANINVAALLSLSGIGSEKTQVKIIADPQTEKNTHHIEAKGKFGKMTFTIENFPDPDNPKTSRLAILSAIETLKKYCSDSIQIGT, via the coding sequence TTGAAACGGATTGGTTTGTTAGGTTGTGGTGCTATGGGTACTCAAATTGCTCTTGCCATCGATTCAGGAAAAATTCCTGCAATTCTAACACATGTTTTTGATGAATCAAAAGAAAAATCTACATTGTTGGTTGAAAAACTCACCAACAAACCTGAAATTGTTGAGAATTCTCATCTGCTCTCTTCAAATCCTCTAGATATTGTTGTCGAAGCTGCATCCCAAGATGCTGTTAGAGATGTCTCTTTGAGTATTTTACAAAATAAAAAAGATCTAATGATTATGAGTGTGGGTGCATTACTGGATGAATCCATATATGATATCTTGTCTGATGCATGCAAGGATTTTAAAAAAACAATTTATCTTCCATCTGGTGCAATTGCTGGACTTGATGGAATTAAATCAATCAAAGATGAATTGGAATCTTTGTCAATTACAACAACCAAACACCCTCGTTCATTAAAAGGCGCAAAGTTTTTTGAAACATCCAAACAAAACTTAGATGATATCAGTTTGCCTACAGAAATTTTTCAAGGAACTGCAAAAGAAGCTGTATCTCTATTTCCTGCAAATATCAATGTCGCTGCTTTGTTGTCTTTATCTGGAATTGGAAGTGAAAAAACACAAGTAAAAATTATCGCTGATCCTCAAACTGAAAAAAATACTCATCATATTGAAGCAAAAGGAAAATTTGGCAAGATGACTTTTACTATTGAAAATTTCCCTGATCCTGATAATCCAAAAACTAGTCGATTGGCAATTTTATCTGCAATTGAAACCTTGAAAAAATATTGTTCTGATTCTATTCAGATTGGCACCTAA